The genomic stretch AGTTTCTGTAATTCATGTCTATCCAAAAAATTGATCACACTTTTTCAGAGTCAGATTTATCAGAACTAACCACCTTTTTCCCTGATTATGTCAAATTAGTCGCAGATATTGATAAAAACATCCTCTATGGTGGATCCGAGTTTCACGCTGATATAGAAAAAATTTTGCTAGATCAAGGATCTATCCAGGCTTCTCTTTGGGGAGGGGGAGTCCACACTAAAACTAAAAAAATCGACTGTTTAGCAATTATCAATATTCGACCGGGAATTAATCCTGATCCTAATATCTTAGATTCAAAAATACGGGATAAGTTTCTCAAAATTGTTAAGCTTTATTTTCCTGACTATAATTATGGATAGAGACAAAATTGAGTTATTTAATGTTTGTTCTGACCTCCGTCGGGCAATTATTGATTTAACCAGTAACCCAACCCAATCACCGGAGAACAACCATTTCATCCAAAACATCACCAATAACTTCCCTCGCTTGATAAAAATTGACCCAAATATTAGCCATTATATAAAGCCATCCCAATTAAAAAACGACCATCTTCCCAATCGTCTTTTTGCAGAAAATTTATTAATGGCTAGCCTTCGCTTACAACGTTATCTAGGTTATTAATATGCCTAATAGTCGCAAACCCTATTACGAAGCCGTCAAATCAATTCTTGAAACAAACATCTTCTACCATTCTTTAGCTCTTGAAGC from Candidatus Shapirobacteria bacterium encodes the following:
- a CDS encoding DUF5674 family protein, which codes for MSIQKIDHTFSESDLSELTTFFPDYVKLVADIDKNILYGGSEFHADIEKILLDQGSIQASLWGGGVHTKTKKIDCLAIINIRPGINPDPNILDSKIRDKFLKIVKLYFPDYNYG